GTGCCATTGCCTTGGGCTGTGGTTGTTTGGATGATTGTTGTTGCTTGCGTGGTTGCTGTGGGATTGGCGACGAGTGTTGTGAAACTTAATTCACTGCCGTAGGATGTGCCTGCGGAGTTTGTGGCTTTGGCTCTTGTATAGTAGGTGATATTTGGATTTAAATTTGTGATGTCGCATGCATAATCACCTGTGCCTCCTGTGCCTGCGGTGCAACTGTCGGTGTACGTTTCACTTACTGTACCCCATTCTATAAAACGTTCCGGGTTCTCTCCGCCTGTATCTGTGATCGTACCATGACCGATGGCACTACTTGTTGTAATGACTGATGGGGCTACGGTCGTTGTGTCCGGTGTGTCGATGAGTGTGGTGAATTGTGTTTCTTCTCCGTAGGTTGTACCTGCGGAGTTGGTAGCTTTGGCTCGTGCGAAGTATTGTGTGTTTGGTTGCAGGTTGGTGAGATTGCAGGAATAGGTTCCTGTGCCTCCAACACTTGCACTGCATGAACCTGTGGTATAGACATTGGTTTCTGTGCCCCATTCGATCTCTCTTGTGGGGTTTTCTCCGCCGGTGTATGTAATGGTTGCGTTACCCGTTGCGGAACTGATGGTGATGTTTGATGTAGACTGAGTTGTTACGGTTGGTAATGCAACAAGAGTGGTGAATGATGTTTCTCCGCCATAACTTGTTCCTGCACTATTGGTAGCTTTTGCGCGAACGTAGTATGTGGTATTTGGAGAGAGACTTGTGATACTGCATGAGTATGGGCCTGTACTTCCTGTGCCTGCGGTACAGCTATTTGTATATATACCACTGGTTGTGCCCCATTCGATGTCTCTCGTGGGATTATTTCCGCCTGTTGCTGTGATCGTACCGTTACCTATTGCTCCTGTTGATGTAATACTGGTTGTGGATTGGGTGGTGACGGTTGGTGCTACAACGACGACAAAACTAGTTTCGCTTCCATAGGTCGTTCCAGCAGTATTTACAACCTTTGCCCTGACATAATATGTCGTACCAACAGAAAGACCCGTCATACTACATGAATATGCGCCCATCCCGCCTATGCCAGCATTACAAGAATTAGGATATGACCCACTGGTGGTGCCCCACTCGATATATCTGGTAGGATTGTTCCCTCCTGTGTCAGTGACTGTTCCATTGCCCACGGCTGTTGTTGACGTGATGGAGGTGACTGCATCGGTCGTAACCACTGGGGTCGTGATACCTTTTATGCAACGGACTGATTCACCTTGCGCACGGTTAGTATAATTTGCAGGAAACACGCTTGTTCCGGTAATCTGTACGAAATAGGCATAGATACTATATGGAGTGCTTGACCAATAATAACCATTGCCGCCCACAAAATACACTGATGCAGTGTCATAAGCACGAGCTCCTGCCGCTGGTATTTTTAAGGCTGAAGCGGCAGCCGTTGCAGTATTTGTTATGCCGGAAGCACTGATCAATGTCGCCCACTCTGACTGCGTCGGAATGCGAAAACCTGCCGGACATGGATTATTGATGCCATATGTGCCTTGCCAGAGATTGGCATATTGAGGGGAGCGCCAATCATAAGGAGAAGATGTTGCCTTGATAAAAAGGCCATGTCCAGGAGTATTAGTACCGCTAAGAGTCGTAGTGGTGCCACTGGACGTGACTTGATGATTGTCATCACTTCTGCCCCACTGGAAAAGCCATCCGTTGCCGCTAACTGCTAAAGCGCCCAGATTCCGATCAAGCCAGCATTTTCCATCAGCGCCCGTAACTGAACCATACGTAAGACCTCCTCTTGTCACTGTTGACCCACAGACAAAATCCGCACGCACGGCGTGATATGACCCAAGTAAAAATAAGACGATAAAAATAAAAATTATATTTTGTATTTTGTTCATATATTTTTGTTTTTCTTCTTTTTACAGTATAACACGAACATTAATTTTTGCGCAAATTTTTTTTCACGCGAAAGGTGGGGCCATATGGAAAAATTACAAAAAATCTACTTACTTTATCAAATTTCATGGGATAATCTACACAATCACACCGCCACCGAGGCACTTTTTATCATCATAAAACACGGCATATTGTCCCGGGGTGATCCCTTGATCTTTTTGTGTGAGTTGCACATGTGCCGCATTTTCTCCCGTAGCAATGACACTGCACTCATAAAAGACCTCACTGTGACGCAATTTCACACGTAGATCTTTTTTTTGGGGTCCACCACTGATCCAATTGATCCCTTGCACATCACACTGATCTTTGCGTTGATCTGCGCCTGTATATCCATGCGTTACATAGACGATATTTTTGCTCACATCTTTATCACACACATACCACGGACCGTTGTCAATCTCAATGCCGCGCCTTTGCCCGATGGTGTAGAAATAAAACCCCTCATGTGTTCCGAGTTCCTTCCCCGTTTCTTTTTCTACAAATACCCCTGACTGCACACCGAGATGCGCTTTGACAAAATCATGAAACGAGATCTTCCCCAAAAAACAAATACCTTGCGAATCTTTGCGCTTTGCCGTTGCAAGATCGTACTTTTCTGCATATGCACGCACGTCACTTTTTTGCATATGCCCGATCGGGAAAAGTGCGCGCTGTAATTGCTCTTGGCGCATCAAAGCGAGAAAGTATGTCTGATCCTTCACGGGATCAGGCGCGCACATGAGATCAACCAATCCATCTTTTCTTTCTACAACTTGCGCATAATGCCCTGTCGCGATCTTATCAAAGTCTCTGCCATATTTTTCATAAAATGCACCGAACTTCACTTCACGATTACACAGCATGTCCGGATTTGGCGTAAGACCTTGCCTCACTGCATCAATTGTATAGCGCACCACAGACTCATGATATTCTTTTTGTAGTGGCACAACATGAAGCGGTACAGCACACTGCTTACAAACTTTTTCTGCAAAACGCAGATCTTCTTCCCATGGGCACACACCCAGAAAAGACATCTCATCTTCCAACCAGATCTTGAGATAAAATGCATCAACTTCGTATCCTTGTTGCGTTAGCATATGCAACGCAACAGAGCTATCAACCCCACCGCTGACCAATACAGCAATTTTCATACGCACTTCAATTAAATATGGCTTGCGCCTATCGTGGAATAGTTATTTCCCCAAAAGAGCATCGAGTAATGATTCATCCAAAAGAAACTTCCACAAAAAAGCGAGAATAACCACGTAAATCACCCCATAGATCGATGCTTTGATCAAAAATCTTTTTATATCTATTTTCATAATGAATGATTGTGTAAAAATGTATTAACGATCTTCTCCACCTCTCGTGCATCACGTGCCTCCATCAGCTCTGCGCGCAGTTCCCCCGCAAAAGGAAAGCCGTTTGCATATGCTTTGTAATGCTTCTTCATTATGGCAAAATTTTTCACTCCTGTAAAAAGTTCTTCAAATAATTGCGTATGCTCGACCATTCCATGTAATTTTTGCGCTACAGAAATAGCAGGTGCCGGATCGGCAAAAAACCACGGATTGCCAAAAACCCCGCGACCGATCATCACACCATCACACCCGGTTTCTTTCACACGTTTTTTCCCCTCTGCAATTGTGTGCACGTCCCCATTGCCCAATACCAACATCTCCGGACGTAAACCATCACGCATCGCGACAATGCGTGGCATCACATCCCAATGCGCCACCGTCTTGCTCATTTCGCGCTGTGTCCGCAGATGCACCGTCACAGCAGAAATTTCCTGCGCAAAAATATGTGGCAACCATGTGTCGATCTCTTCTTTTTTGAAACCGATCCGCGTCTTTACACTTACCGGCATATCACCCGCGCCGGAAAGTGTCGCGGAAATAATATCGCACGCACGATCAGACGCACAGATCAATGCCGCACCCGCACCCTGCTTGATGATATTTTTTTCCGGACAACCCATATTGATATCAATTCCGTCAAATCCAAGTTCGTGACATAACTCAGCCGCTTTTTCAAAATTTTTGGGTTCAACGCCAAATACCTGCGCAACAATCGGATGTTCACTATCATCAAACCACAAGTGATGCATGAGTTTTTCGCGTCCATCCGGATGCGCCAGACCATCCACACTTACAAATTCAGTAAATATCACATCCGGTCGACTATATTTTGCGATCATACGACGAAAAGCCGCATCCGTTACGTCATACATCGGTGCAAGTGCAAAAAAAGGTCGCTCCAATTGTGTCCAAAATCCTTTCATGCTGTTTTTAGCGTAAATTCATCACTACATATATGTACACTATATCACACTTTTTTTCAAGCATTTGCATAAGAGAAAATGAAGCGAGTACTTGACAAAAACTCTTTTTTGATATATAATCTTTCCATAAGTTGTACCTTGATTATTAACCCAAAAAATAACATGGAGGTGTTATGGGAGAGTACAAAGGCAGTTTATCCCTTTTTTACAAAAAGGGACTTTTACACGCTGTTATGGTAATGGATGTGTCTAATGATGCTATTGAGAATGTCTTAAAAGAAGTTTTTAATAAGTCATTTCTCCAAGAAAAATCTGGCAAACATCGACTGTTTATGCCTGATGGCATTGTTCGATTTACTTCAACAATGCGCGCAAACATCGTAGATCAATTGCAAGCTGTAACTGGGATAAATCAAAAAGATATCCTTTGTCTCATTGATGAAAATGAGCGGTTTCAGCCCAAGCGTTCTGCAATACTTCGAGATTTGGTGCCATGTCTCAAAAAAGAGCTGTCCGAATGCAATCAAACGATTGTGGATACCCAGGCTGAGATTGGCGTATGCATCACCTCAGCAGAACCAAATGAGCAATCGAAACTTCAAGAACTTCGCATTGCGTCATCAGAACGCAACAACAAAGCCGCAAAGAAGACGCAAAAAATATGCGCTACACTGCGAAGAGTTGACATCGGGATATTCGGTACATGTCTCGATTGTGATAACGAGATTGACATTTATCGCCTCGTTGCTCACCCTACGGCAACTCTCTGCATTGAATGCAGAGAAAAGCAGGGGGATTAATACTCTCCACAAAAACCCGACACAGAATCGCTATTCTTGTGCCGGGTTTCTTTTTGTGCAATAACGTCAATTGTTGTTATACTGTATCCATATCACATACATTATTATATTTATGATCACCATCGATACACCCATCACCGAACTTCCCCGCGTTTCCCTTACTCATGCCAAAAAACTTGAGAAGCTTTCCATTTTTACCGTCAAAGATCTCCTTTTGCATTTTCCGTCACGCTATGAGGATTTCGCCACGACATTTCCAATCGCCGAACTCTCTGCAGATTCCAATGCAACCGTCGTCGGCGAAATTTCGCATGTCAAAACCAATCATATCTACAAACGCCATCTTACTGTCACGTCCGCAACAATTTCCGACAACACCGGCAGTGCATCCCTCGTATGGTTCAACCAACCCTTTATCGAAAAATCTTTGTCCGAAGGAAAAAAATATCGTGTGAGCGGCAAAGTCATTCATAATGACAAAAGCGGTTTACATTTTAGTGCGCCTAATATCGAACGCGAAGAGCGCCTACCCACAAGCACGGGTCGCCTTGTGCCCATTTATCCCGAGACCGCCGGCATCACATCCAAGTGGTTGCGCTGGCAGATCGCCATGATCGTAGAGAAAAAAATCCTTCCTGATGAAACATTGCCTTTCAAAATTCTCTCCGAACTCTCTCTCCCGACGATCAAAACCGCCCTCAAACTCATTCACTTCCCCAAAACTGTCGAAGAAGCAACTTACGCGCACAAACGATTCATTTTTGAAGAGATGCTCATCCTCCAACTCATCACATTGCGTACGCGCGCGCAACTCACACGTGAAAAAGCGCTATCGATCCCCTTTGATGAAAAATTGATTCAGCAGTTTGTCGCATCCCTCCCTTTTACACCGACCGATGCACAGAGAAAATGTGCTTTTCAGATCCTCACCGATATGACAAAGTCAACACCGATGAACCGCCTCCTGAACGGTGATGTCGGTGCCGGTAAAACGGTGGTCGCCGCAATTGCTGCGCTACAATGCGCTTCTGCAGGTCATCAAGTTGCAATTCTCGCTCCTACAGAAATTCTGGCACGACAACACTTTGCCACCCTACTGACATTTTTTGAGAAATATAATTTTTCTATCGGACTTCTGACCGGCGCGTACAAAATGCACGGGACACATCCTGCCCTCATACAAGATCTCACCAGACCGCGTATACTTGATCAGATCAAAAAAGGTGAGATCAAAATCATCGTTGGCACACATGCCGTGATCCAAGAAGATGTCCAGTTCAAAGATCTCGCGCTTATCATCATCGATGAACAACATCGTTTTGGCGTCGCGCAACGTGCCAAATTATCACAAAAAAGTATCGAGAGTCATGACGGCAACAAAAAAAGCGTGCCTCACTTCCTCACCATGACGGCAACACCCATCCCCCGCACATTTGCCTTGGCACTTTTTGGCGATTTGCATGTATCCCTTTTGGACGAGAAACCTCTCGAGAGGAAAGAGATCAAAACATCCGTTGTGTCACCGGACAGGAGGGACATCGTCTACGGATTTATCAAGAAAGAGATCGCAGCCGGCAGACAGGCATATATTATTCTCCCGCTCGTCGAAGAATCCGATGCACTCAAAGATATCAGAGCCGCTAAAGAAGAATATGACTTACTTTCTCGCACAGTCTTCACAGATTACTCTCTCGGTCTCATGCATGGACGTCTCAAAGTCAAAGAAAAAGAAAAGCTTATGACAGATTTTAAAAATAAAAAGATCGATATCCTCATCTCCACATCTGTCGTTGAAGTTGGTGTCGATGTGCCAAATGCAACAGTGATGATCATCGAGAATGCAGAACGATTTGGTCTCTCGCAGCTTCATCAATTTCGCGGACGTATCGGTCGCAGTGCGCATCAGTCATATTGTTTCCTTTTTTCTGAACAATTTTACAGCCAGAGACTGAAAGCACTTGAGAGATATACCGACGGATTTAAGTTGGCAGAGATCGATCTCAAACTGCGCGGACCGGGGGAATTTCTCGGATCACAACAAAGCGGTCT
This genomic interval from Parcubacteria group bacterium contains the following:
- a CDS encoding FISUMP domain-containing protein, which codes for MNKIQNIIFIFIVLFLLGSYHAVRADFVCGSTVTRGGLTYGSVTGADGKCWLDRNLGALAVSGNGWLFQWGRSDDNHQVTSSGTTTTLSGTNTPGHGLFIKATSSPYDWRSPQYANLWQGTYGINNPCPAGFRIPTQSEWATLISASGITNTATAAASALKIPAAGARAYDTASVYFVGGNGYYWSSTPYSIYAYFVQITGTSVFPANYTNRAQGESVRCIKGITTPVVTTDAVTSITSTTAVGNGTVTDTGGNNPTRYIEWGTTSGSYPNSCNAGIGGMGAYSCSMTGLSVGTTYYVRAKVVNTAGTTYGSETSFVVVVAPTVTTQSTTSITSTGAIGNGTITATGGNNPTRDIEWGTTSGIYTNSCTAGTGSTGPYSCSITSLSPNTTYYVRAKATNSAGTSYGGETSFTTLVALPTVTTQSTSNITISSATGNATITYTGGENPTREIEWGTETNVYTTGSCSASVGGTGTYSCNLTNLQPNTQYFARAKATNSAGTTYGEETQFTTLIDTPDTTTVAPSVITTSSAIGHGTITDTGGENPERFIEWGTVSETYTDSCTAGTGGTGDYACDITNLNPNITYYTRAKATNSAGTSYGSELSFTTLVANPTATTQATTIIQTTTAQGNGTVTATGGENPERFIQYTTTSNDYDTAEECTAGTGSTGQYSCTMTNLTPNTQYFVRAKVTNSSGTTYG
- the mnmA gene encoding tRNA 2-thiouridine(34) synthase MnmA, coding for MKIAVLVSGGVDSSVALHMLTQQGYEVDAFYLKIWLEDEMSFLGVCPWEEDLRFAEKVCKQCAVPLHVVPLQKEYHESVVRYTIDAVRQGLTPNPDMLCNREVKFGAFYEKYGRDFDKIATGHYAQVVERKDGLVDLMCAPDPVKDQTYFLALMRQEQLQRALFPIGHMQKSDVRAYAEKYDLATAKRKDSQGICFLGKISFHDFVKAHLGVQSGVFVEKETGKELGTHEGFYFYTIGQRRGIEIDNGPWYVCDKDVSKNIVYVTHGYTGADQRKDQCDVQGINWISGGPQKKDLRVKLRHSEVFYECSVIATGENAAHVQLTQKDQGITPGQYAVFYDDKKCLGGGVIV
- a CDS encoding tRNA-dihydrouridine synthase — its product is MKGFWTQLERPFFALAPMYDVTDAAFRRMIAKYSRPDVIFTEFVSVDGLAHPDGREKLMHHLWFDDSEHPIVAQVFGVEPKNFEKAAELCHELGFDGIDINMGCPEKNIIKQGAGAALICASDRACDIISATLSGAGDMPVSVKTRIGFKKEEIDTWLPHIFAQEISAVTVHLRTQREMSKTVAHWDVMPRIVAMRDGLRPEMLVLGNGDVHTIAEGKKRVKETGCDGVMIGRGVFGNPWFFADPAPAISVAQKLHGMVEHTQLFEELFTGVKNFAIMKKHYKAYANGFPFAGELRAELMEARDAREVEKIVNTFLHNHSL
- a CDS encoding TraR/DksA C4-type zinc finger protein, with translation MGEYKGSLSLFYKKGLLHAVMVMDVSNDAIENVLKEVFNKSFLQEKSGKHRLFMPDGIVRFTSTMRANIVDQLQAVTGINQKDILCLIDENERFQPKRSAILRDLVPCLKKELSECNQTIVDTQAEIGVCITSAEPNEQSKLQELRIASSERNNKAAKKTQKICATLRRVDIGIFGTCLDCDNEIDIYRLVAHPTATLCIECREKQGD
- the recG gene encoding ATP-dependent DNA helicase RecG, with the protein product MITIDTPITELPRVSLTHAKKLEKLSIFTVKDLLLHFPSRYEDFATTFPIAELSADSNATVVGEISHVKTNHIYKRHLTVTSATISDNTGSASLVWFNQPFIEKSLSEGKKYRVSGKVIHNDKSGLHFSAPNIEREERLPTSTGRLVPIYPETAGITSKWLRWQIAMIVEKKILPDETLPFKILSELSLPTIKTALKLIHFPKTVEEATYAHKRFIFEEMLILQLITLRTRAQLTREKALSIPFDEKLIQQFVASLPFTPTDAQRKCAFQILTDMTKSTPMNRLLNGDVGAGKTVVAAIAALQCASAGHQVAILAPTEILARQHFATLLTFFEKYNFSIGLLTGAYKMHGTHPALIQDLTRPRILDQIKKGEIKIIVGTHAVIQEDVQFKDLALIIIDEQHRFGVAQRAKLSQKSIESHDGNKKSVPHFLTMTATPIPRTFALALFGDLHVSLLDEKPLERKEIKTSVVSPDRRDIVYGFIKKEIAAGRQAYIILPLVEESDALKDIRAAKEEYDLLSRTVFTDYSLGLMHGRLKVKEKEKLMTDFKNKKIDILISTSVVEVGVDVPNATVMIIENAERFGLSQLHQFRGRIGRSAHQSYCFLFSEQFYSQRLKALERYTDGFKLAEIDLKLRGPGEFLGSQQSGLPDGAMQNISNITLVNLTRKYAKEILTTDPLFKKHPQLRDTVDRYYAHIHME